A stretch of Paludisphaera borealis DNA encodes these proteins:
- the cmk gene encoding (d)CMP kinase: MGIDSRQAATFRVVTIDGPAGAGKSTVARLLAERLGWRFLDTGAMYRVVTLAALRARVDLTDAEALDRLTADLRVSLPPGQVLLHDEDVSRAIRDAAVTEASRFAADCAAVRARLVAWQRAFAEAADTVTEGRDQGTIVFPDAFRKFFVTATEEERSRRRHAELRARGAAVELETVLADQRQRDARDVARAIAPMKPADDAELVDTTGLNIEQVVDLLFHKVGTRP, translated from the coding sequence TTGGGAATTGATTCGAGGCAAGCTGCGACGTTCCGGGTGGTGACGATCGACGGTCCGGCCGGTGCCGGCAAGAGCACCGTCGCCCGGCTGCTCGCCGAGCGCCTGGGGTGGCGGTTTCTGGACACCGGCGCCATGTACCGCGTCGTCACCCTCGCGGCGCTGCGGGCGCGCGTCGACCTGACCGACGCCGAGGCGCTCGATCGGCTGACCGCCGACCTCCGGGTCAGCCTGCCCCCTGGCCAGGTGCTGCTGCACGACGAGGACGTGTCGCGGGCGATCCGCGACGCGGCCGTCACTGAGGCGTCGCGGTTCGCGGCCGACTGCGCGGCGGTCCGGGCTCGGCTCGTGGCCTGGCAGCGCGCGTTCGCCGAAGCGGCCGACACCGTGACCGAGGGCCGCGACCAGGGGACGATCGTCTTCCCCGACGCCTTCCGCAAGTTCTTCGTGACCGCCACTGAAGAAGAACGATCGCGCCGTCGCCACGCCGAGCTGCGGGCGCGGGGCGCGGCCGTCGAGCTCGAAACCGTCCTCGCCGATCAACGTCAGCGCGACGCGCGCGACGTCGCTCGGGCGATCGCACCCATGAAGCCGGCCGACGACGCCGAGCTGGTCGACACGACCGGCCTGAATATCGAACAGGTGGTCGACCTCCTGTTCCATAAAGTCGGCACTCGTCCATAA
- a CDS encoding DUF2203 domain-containing protein, translating to MATANPLLEPKRKYYSVEEANRALPLVRAIVTDIVRHYEQVEELQGRLSRVTRERKRQTDDFYSEELAQTQAELTVQEDHLREYIDELKKLGVELKSEDGLCDFPSMMDGREVYLCWRLGEPQVSHWHELEAGFAGRKRLSSPNRAGSGADVGN from the coding sequence ATGGCCACCGCGAACCCTCTCCTGGAACCCAAGAGGAAGTATTACAGCGTCGAGGAAGCCAACCGGGCGCTCCCGCTGGTTCGGGCGATCGTGACGGACATCGTCCGTCATTACGAACAGGTCGAGGAACTGCAAGGGCGGCTCTCCCGCGTCACTCGCGAGCGCAAACGTCAGACCGACGATTTCTATTCCGAGGAACTCGCCCAGACCCAGGCCGAGTTGACGGTCCAGGAAGACCATCTGCGCGAGTACATCGACGAGCTGAAGAAGCTCGGCGTCGAGCTGAAGAGCGAGGACGGCCTCTGCGACTTCCCGAGCATGATGGACGGCCGCGAGGTCTACCTCTGCTGGCGGTTGGGCGAGCCCCAGGTGTCGCACTGGCACGAGCTTGAAGCAGGCTTCGCCGGCCGCAAGCGGCTCTCGAGTCCGAATCGCGCGGGGAGCGGCGCCGACGTTGGGAATTGA
- the polX gene encoding DNA polymerase/3'-5' exonuclease PolX — protein METARIAQVLDDMGTILEIQGENPFRCRAYHNAAQTLQGLPADLTEMIADGSLAEVAGIGETLYAKIVQLATTGRLPAYDKLRAETPPGLLALLRISGIGPKKIKALREELQIESLADLRAAAEAGKIAKVKGFGAKTEANILEGISFVETTGGRILQHHALALVEPILATIRDHPQVIRAEVCGSLRRRAETIGDLDILFSAHEPGPVLDDFVALPQVAKILGHGPTKASVLLPGFKSGQFVQCDVRGVADDQFAFALHYFTGSKAHNIAVRKRALAQGLSLNEYALTGKTSSVACRDEADVFQALKLEYIPPELREDTGEIEAAEKGKIPKLVELSDLTGTFHCHSDWSDGEATLEQMAEGARALGLHYLGIADHSRSLAMARGLSIERVYEQWKAIDALNEKLGPRFRLFKGTECDILADGSLDYPDDVLAGFDYVVASVHSRFKMPRDEMTARIVKAVSNPHVTMLGHATGRLLLSRAPYEVDLDAVIEAAAKNETMIEINASPYRLDMDATHCRRARKKGVTIVVNPDAHSVAGLNDLSYGVGVARRAWFTADDLFNTAPLAKVARRLERLRNRAK, from the coding sequence ATGGAAACCGCGCGGATCGCTCAGGTGCTGGACGACATGGGGACGATCCTGGAGATCCAGGGGGAGAACCCGTTCCGCTGTCGCGCGTACCACAATGCGGCGCAGACGTTGCAGGGGCTGCCGGCGGATTTGACGGAGATGATCGCCGACGGCAGCCTGGCAGAGGTGGCGGGCATCGGCGAGACGTTGTACGCCAAGATCGTACAGCTTGCGACGACCGGGCGACTGCCGGCTTACGACAAGCTCCGGGCCGAGACGCCGCCGGGTCTCCTGGCCCTCTTGCGGATCTCGGGGATCGGGCCGAAGAAGATCAAGGCGCTGCGCGAGGAATTGCAGATCGAGAGCCTCGCCGACCTCCGCGCGGCGGCCGAGGCGGGGAAGATCGCCAAGGTGAAGGGGTTCGGCGCCAAGACCGAGGCCAACATCCTTGAGGGCATCAGCTTCGTCGAGACGACCGGCGGCCGGATTCTCCAGCACCATGCGCTCGCGCTGGTCGAGCCGATCCTGGCGACGATTCGCGACCATCCCCAGGTGATCCGGGCCGAGGTGTGCGGCAGCCTGCGGCGTCGGGCCGAGACGATCGGCGATCTCGACATCCTGTTCAGCGCCCACGAGCCCGGTCCGGTGCTCGACGATTTCGTCGCCTTGCCGCAGGTCGCCAAGATCCTCGGCCACGGGCCGACCAAGGCGAGCGTCCTGCTGCCCGGCTTCAAATCGGGCCAGTTCGTCCAGTGCGACGTCCGAGGGGTCGCGGACGACCAGTTCGCGTTCGCGCTCCATTATTTCACCGGCTCGAAGGCCCACAACATCGCCGTCCGGAAGCGGGCGCTGGCGCAGGGGCTGTCGCTCAACGAGTACGCCCTGACCGGCAAGACCAGCTCGGTCGCCTGCCGCGACGAGGCCGACGTGTTCCAGGCGCTCAAGCTGGAGTACATCCCTCCCGAGCTGCGCGAGGATACGGGAGAGATCGAGGCGGCCGAGAAGGGGAAGATCCCCAAGCTCGTCGAGCTGTCCGACCTGACCGGCACGTTCCACTGCCACTCCGACTGGAGCGACGGCGAGGCGACCCTCGAACAGATGGCCGAGGGCGCCCGGGCGCTCGGGCTCCATTACTTGGGGATCGCCGACCACTCGCGGTCGCTGGCGATGGCGCGCGGCCTGTCGATCGAGCGGGTGTACGAGCAGTGGAAGGCCATCGACGCCCTCAATGAGAAGCTCGGCCCCAGGTTCCGGCTGTTCAAGGGGACCGAGTGCGACATCCTGGCCGACGGCAGCCTCGACTACCCCGACGACGTGCTGGCCGGGTTCGACTACGTCGTGGCAAGCGTGCATTCGCGGTTCAAGATGCCCCGCGACGAGATGACCGCGCGGATCGTCAAGGCGGTTTCGAACCCGCATGTGACGATGCTCGGCCACGCGACGGGCCGGCTGCTGCTCTCGCGAGCGCCGTACGAGGTCGATCTCGACGCCGTGATCGAGGCCGCCGCGAAGAATGAAACGATGATTGAGATCAACGCCAGCCCGTACCGGCTCGACATGGACGCCACACACTGCCGGCGGGCCCGTAAGAAGGGGGTGACGATCGTCGTCAACCCCGACGCCCACTCGGTGGCCGGACTGAATGATCTGTCGTATGGTGTCGGTGTGGCCCGCCGCGCCTGGTTCACGGCCGACGACCTGTTTAACACGGCGCCGCTCGCCAAGGTTGCGCGCCGGCTCGAACGGCTGCGGAATCGGGCGAAATGA
- a CDS encoding ATP-binding cassette domain-containing protein has product MALLSLRGVALSFGGPKLFDGLDLMIEAGERVCLLGRNGEGKSTLLKLITGEIDPDEGTVVRQQGLRIARLPQDVPEGHGGTVADEVANGLAEDDHDFGGDDYRVQSVISRVGLDPDAKFSELSSGMKRRVLLAQAIVDDPDILLLDEPTNHLDIESIRWLESFLLRYNGTIVFVTHDRVFLQRLANRILELDRGRLSDWSCDYETFLVRRDQLLAAEARERDLFDKKLAEEEKWIRKGVEARRTRNEGRVRALQAMRVAHRQRRERQGTARMQAQEASRSGTLVVEAEGVEFGYGDRSIVRDLTTAILRGDKVGVIGPNGAGKTTLLRLLLGQLAPRQGEIVQGTNLEISYFEQLKGALDDEKTVQKNVSDYDMITIDGRDRHILGYLQDFLFEPERSRTLVKYLSGGERSRLLLAKLFTRPSNVMVMDEPTNDLDIETLELLESLLVEYQGTLLLVSHDRAFLNDVVTSTLVVEPDGLVREYEGGYDDYLRQRPADKPAEAKPAAESSAKNMKPAEPPRAKVVKLNNAERKELQTLPAKIEKLETALRELHAAMGDPSFYKQDRDVIAKANAKLQEVERDLAAGYARWEALDAIEG; this is encoded by the coding sequence ATGGCGTTATTGAGTTTGCGCGGGGTCGCCTTGTCGTTCGGCGGGCCCAAGCTGTTCGACGGGCTCGATCTGATGATCGAGGCTGGCGAGCGGGTCTGTTTGCTGGGTCGGAACGGCGAGGGCAAGAGCACCCTCCTGAAGTTGATCACCGGCGAGATCGATCCCGACGAGGGGACGGTCGTCCGCCAGCAAGGGCTGCGGATCGCCCGGCTGCCGCAGGATGTGCCGGAAGGCCACGGCGGCACCGTCGCCGACGAGGTCGCCAACGGCCTCGCCGAGGACGACCACGACTTCGGCGGCGACGACTACCGCGTCCAGTCGGTCATCTCGCGGGTCGGCCTCGATCCCGACGCGAAATTCTCCGAGCTGTCGTCGGGCATGAAGCGGCGCGTCTTACTGGCGCAGGCGATCGTCGACGATCCCGACATCCTGCTGCTCGACGAGCCGACCAACCACCTCGACATCGAGTCGATCCGCTGGCTCGAATCGTTCCTGCTCCGCTACAACGGCACGATCGTGTTCGTCACCCACGACCGCGTCTTCCTCCAGCGGCTGGCGAACCGGATTTTGGAACTCGACCGCGGCCGGCTCTCGGACTGGTCGTGCGACTACGAGACGTTTCTGGTCCGCCGCGACCAGCTTCTCGCCGCCGAGGCCCGCGAGCGCGACCTGTTCGACAAGAAGCTCGCCGAGGAGGAGAAGTGGATTCGCAAGGGGGTCGAGGCCCGGCGGACCCGTAACGAAGGCCGGGTGCGGGCGCTCCAGGCGATGCGCGTCGCCCACCGGCAGCGTCGCGAGCGGCAGGGGACGGCCCGAATGCAGGCGCAGGAGGCGTCGCGGTCGGGGACGCTGGTCGTCGAGGCCGAGGGGGTCGAGTTCGGCTACGGCGATCGCTCGATCGTCCGCGACCTGACCACGGCGATCCTCCGGGGTGACAAGGTCGGCGTCATCGGACCCAACGGCGCGGGCAAGACCACGTTGCTGCGGCTGCTGCTCGGCCAGCTCGCCCCCCGCCAAGGGGAGATCGTCCAGGGCACCAACCTCGAAATCTCGTACTTCGAACAGCTCAAGGGCGCGCTCGACGACGAGAAGACCGTGCAGAAGAACGTCAGCGACTACGACATGATCACGATCGACGGTCGCGACCGCCACATCCTCGGCTATCTGCAAGACTTCCTCTTCGAGCCCGAACGCTCGCGGACCCTGGTGAAATACCTCTCCGGCGGCGAGCGCAGCCGCCTGCTGCTGGCCAAGCTGTTCACCAGGCCGTCGAACGTGATGGTGATGGACGAGCCGACCAACGACCTCGACATCGAGACCCTCGAACTCCTCGAATCGCTCCTCGTCGAATACCAGGGGACGCTCCTGCTCGTCAGCCACGACCGGGCGTTCCTCAACGACGTGGTCACCAGCACCCTCGTCGTCGAGCCCGACGGCCTCGTCCGGGAATATGAGGGGGGCTACGACGATTACCTCCGCCAGCGCCCGGCCGACAAGCCCGCCGAAGCCAAGCCCGCCGCCGAGTCTTCCGCCAAGAACATGAAACCGGCCGAGCCCCCACGCGCCAAGGTCGTCAAGCTGAACAACGCCGAGCGCAAGGAGCTTCAAACCCTGCCGGCCAAGATCGAGAAGCTGGAAACCGCCCTCCGCGAGCTGCACGCGGCGATGGGCGACCCGAGCTTCTACAAGCAAGACCGCGACGTCATCGCCAAAGCCAACGCCAAGCTCCAGGAGGTCGAACGCGACCTCGCCGCCGGCTACGCGCGCTGGGAGGCGCTCGACGCGATCGAGGGGTGA